A stretch of the Panicum virgatum strain AP13 chromosome 9N, P.virgatum_v5, whole genome shotgun sequence genome encodes the following:
- the LOC120687852 gene encoding membralin-like protein At1g60995 isoform X2 — MDPEQTFLRVHARLSGMLSQLLTPRIRLALEYLYLAGAVALFCLLVVMHTNFVQQPGCSSEFSGIEFGEAQLVQIKIISGGLWASRGASYIMDLQNLGRSAEKILEVNGDKFNILASKFWSTWVGPGARRSIPDLKAAGDGSVHYPLSAKESFKAAMTYLFRKWYVRAVSFWRNIKQLTENTLQLMVRSNWNDFLHIIKDLQLPSMDHLLSMIVQWFERRSKAFEPTYLYGVEKGYFLLSEGAKIRHGVRTINITISARNPCFGNRWQQLLINSLVGYDTILTNSLVNSPGHGYLYNFQTKELYDLSYGHEPQGPTRFGDYFVTKCGVLLMSLFVFFTTTMSVSFTLRETQSRMLRFTVQLQHHARHQLPTFQLIFVHVIESLVFAPIMIGILFFLFEFYDDQLLAFLVLTLVWLCELFTMISVRTSISMQFFPRFFLLYFLVFHIYFFSYTYGFSYLAFSATAAFMQHLILYFWNRFEVPALQRFIRSRAHIHQQTGVQIATSTIYTSTLHIARVNVRDPGTINDGLGSVREADALLVQDESTRNQQEGQQNGIADPAANSALQYQEQNRQQAGNAPAGSGSLNPFGTLLLWLLGGGASDGIVSFFSMFRDVRDHGQDYTDPPRNENDQVT, encoded by the exons CCTGGCTGCTCAAGTGAGTTTTCTGGAATTGAATTTGGAGAAGCACAACTTGTCCAAATCAAG ATTATCAGTGGGGGGCTATGGGCTAGCAGAGGTGCTTCTTacatcatggatctccagaacCTGGGACGTTCAGCTGAGAAAATTTTAGAGGTTAATGGTGATAAGTTCAACATTTTAGCATCTAAGTTTTGGTCAACCTGGGTTGGCCCTGGAGCTAGGAGGA GCATACCAGATTTGAAGGCAGCTGGAGATGGTTCTGTACACTACCCTTTATCTGCTAAGGAGTCATTTAAAGCAGCGATGACATATTTGTTCAGAAAATGGTATGTTCGTGCTGTGTCATTCTGGAGGAACATAAAGCAACTTACAGAAAATACCCTCCAATTAATG GTCAGATCAAATTGGAATGACTTCCTCCATATCATTAAGGATCTTCAACTACCAAGCATGGATCATCTACTCTCGATGATAG TGCAGTGGTTTGAGAGGAGGAGTAAAGCATTCGAACCTACCTATTTATATGGCGTGGAGAAG GGATATTTCTTGCTTTCAGAAGGTGCTAAAATTCGTCATGGTGTTCGAACAATCAATATCACAATTTCTGCTCGAAATCCTTGCTTCGGAAACAG GTGGCAGCAGCTTTTGATAAACAGCCTTGTTGGCTATGATACTATACTTACAAACAGCTTGGTGAATTCTCCTGGTCATG GCTATCTATACAACTTTCAGACAAAAGAGCTCTATGATCTCAGTTATGGGCATGAACCACAAGGTCCTACAAGATTTGGAG ATTACTTTGTGACAAAATGTGGTGTCCTTCTAATGTCACTCTTTGTCTTTTTCACAACCACCATGTCTGTTTCATTTACTCTGAGAGAGACTCAATCCCGCATGCTTAGGTTCACAG TGCAGCTTCAACACCATGCACGCCACCAATTGCCCACTTTTCAGTTGATATTCGTGCATGTCATCGAATCATTGGTTTTTGCGCCG ATTATGATTGGGATCCTCTTTTTTCTATTTGAATTCTACGATGATCAATTGCTTGCGTTTCTTGTTTTGACTCTTGTATGGTTATGTGAGCTATTCACAATGATCAG TGTTCGGACATCTATATCAATGCAGTTCTTTCCACGCTTTTTCTTGCTGTATTTCCTGGTTTTCCATATCTACTTCTTCTCGTATACTTATG GCTTCTCATATCTGGCTTTCTCTGCTACGGCCGCATTTATGCAGCATCtgattttatatttttggaaCCGTTTTGAG GTGCCAGCTCTCCAGAGATTCATTCGGAGTCGAGCTCACATTCACCAACAGACAGGTGTCCAGATTGCTACCTCAACCATCTACACATCTACCTTACACATTGCTAGGGTAAATGTGAGGGACCCTGGCACTATAAATGATGGCCTTGGTTCTGTGCGTGAAGCAGATGCCTTATTGGTTCAGGATGAGTCTACCAGGAACCAGCAAGAGGGTCAACAGAATGGAATTGCTGACCCAGCAGCCAACAGTGCTCTCCAATATCAAGAGCAAAACCGTCAGCAAGCTGGAAACGCCCCTGCAGGCTCGGGCTCCTTGAATCCATTTGGCACCCTTTTGTTGTGGTTGTTAGGAGGCGGTGCTTCTGATGGCATAGTTTCTTTCTTCTCTATGTTCAGAGATGTCCGTGATCATGGTCAAGATTACACCGATCCACCTCGAAATGAAAATGATCAGGTGACATAG
- the LOC120691704 gene encoding uncharacterized protein At4g15545-like produces the protein MPLGDGAAAMGAGDFALPDEVLAALPRDPYEQLDLARRITAMAVAGRVSGLEREAGRLRAEAAEKDRENAELRERVGLLDTALQETNAKLRAALEDNIKLSKERDSLAQTSKKLARDLQKLESFKRHLMQSLRDDSSSPQETVDITTCDQSVASKASSCGDGGSFSHPMPSILSKSLDVGSTNREGTATRPPIQKYALSSHITPRLTPETTPKILSTSTSPRRMSTTATPKLMSSATSPTRARIEGHMSMTPWYPSNKQSSAANSPPRGRPNPGRTPRIDGKEFFRQARSRLSYEQFGAFLANIKELNAHKQSREETLKKAEEIFGPDNKDLYLSFQGLLNRSMP, from the exons ATGCCACTgggggacggcgcggcggcgatgggggcgGGGGACTTCGCGCTGCCGGACGAGGTCCTGGCGGCGCTGCCGCGGGACCCCTACGAGCAGCTGGATCTGGCGCGCCGCATCACGGCGATGGCCGTGGCCGGGCGGGTGTCCGGGCTGGAGCGGGAGGCGGGGCGGCTCCGGGCCGAGGCCGCGGAGAAGGACCGCGAGAACGCGGAGCTGCGGGAGCGGGTGGGGCTGCTCGACACCGCGCTGCAGGAGACCAATGCCAAGCTCCGCGCCGCGCTCGAGGACAAT ATTAAGCTCAGCAAGGAGCGGGACTCGCTGGCGCAGACGTCCAAGAAGCTGGCGCGCGACCTGCAGAAA CTGGAGTCATTCAAGAGGCATCTGATGCAGTCATTGCGAGATGATAGTTCATCG CCTCAAGAAACAGTTGACATTACAACGTGTGATCAGTCAGTAGCATCAAAAGCGTCGTCATGTGGAG ATGGTGGATCTTTCAGTCACCCTATGCCAAGTATATTGAGCAAGTCTTTGGATGTTGGAAGTACAAACCGAGAAG GTACAGCGACAAGGCCTcctatccaaaaatatgctctCTCATCACACATCACTCCTCGCCTTACCCCGGAAACCACTCCTAAAATATTGTCCACCTCAACTTCTCCAAGGCGAATGTCTACCACAGCAACACCAAAATTGATGTCTAGTGCTACATCACCAACAAGAGCCCGAATTGAAGGGCACATGTCAATGACACCATGGTATCCATCAAACAAGCAATCCTCTGCGGCTAACTCTCCTCCACGAGGACGGCCCAACCCag GTCGCACTCCTCGCATTGATGGAAAGGAGTTTTTCCGTCAGGCCAG GAGTCGTCTATCATACGAACAATTTGGAGCATTCTTAGCCAACATCAAAGAGCTCAATGCCCATAAGCAGTCACGGGAG GAAACTCTCAAGAAAGCTGAAGAGATCTTTGGTCCAGACAACAAAGATCTGTACctatctttccaaggtttgcTAAATCGTAGCATGCCATAG
- the LOC120691705 gene encoding LOB domain-containing protein 4-like produces MRDAVAVAVGTPGGGRAGGAGTGGAASASGSAPCAACKLLRRRCAASCVFAPYFPPGEPHKFANVHKVFGASNVSKLLQEIPVQHRGDAVSSLVYEANARVRDPVYGCVGAISSLQQQVEALQAQLALAQAEMVRLKMSNDYIVHRLKAARGGGGGGSSYAGSPSSMSSPKTAEPEAHFKATPELLDMVVDQPGMDDAQFWSY; encoded by the exons ATGAGggacgcggtggcggtggcagtGGGGACGCCCGGCGGCGGGAGGGCGGGGGGAGCCGGAACCGGAGGAGCGGCTTCGGCGTCGGGGTCGGCGCCGTGCGCGGCGTGCaagctgctgcgccgccggtgCGCGGCCAGCTGCGTCTTCGCGCCCTACTTCCCGCCCGGGGAGCCGCACAAGTTCGCCAACGTGCACAAGGTGTTCGGGGCCAGCAATGTCAGCAAGCTGCTCCAG GAGATCCCGGTGCAGCACCGAGGGGACGCGGTGAGCAGCCTGGTGTACGAGGCGAACGCGCGCGTCCGGGACCCGGTCTACGGCTGCGTGGGCGCCATCTCGTCGCTGCAGCAGCAGGTGGAGGCGCTCCAGGCGCAGCTGGCGCTGGCGCAGGCCGAGATGGTCAGGCTCAAGATGAGCAACGACTACATCGTGCACCGGCTCaaggccgcgcgcggcggcggcggcgggggcagcagCTACGCCGGCTCGCCGTCGTCCATGTCGTCGCCGAAGACGGCGGAGCCGGAGGCGCACTTCAAGGCCACGCCGGAGCTGCTGGACATGGTGGTGGACCAGCCCGGCATGGACGACGCCCAGTTCTGGTCCTACTAG
- the LOC120687852 gene encoding membralin-like protein At1g60995 isoform X1, with the protein MDPEQTFLRVHARLSGMLSQLLTPRIRLALEYLYLAGAVALFCLLVVMHTNFVQQPGCSSEFSGIEFGEAQLVQIKIISGGLWASRGASYIMDLQNLGRSAEKILEVNGDKFNILASKFWSTWVGPGARRSKLMFRTWKGDKEFEPQSENAADTTVTTTIPGIPDLKAAGDGSVHYPLSAKESFKAAMTYLFRKWYVRAVSFWRNIKQLTENTLQLMVRSNWNDFLHIIKDLQLPSMDHLLSMIVQWFERRSKAFEPTYLYGVEKGYFLLSEGAKIRHGVRTINITISARNPCFGNRWQQLLINSLVGYDTILTNSLVNSPGHGYLYNFQTKELYDLSYGHEPQGPTRFGDYFVTKCGVLLMSLFVFFTTTMSVSFTLRETQSRMLRFTVQLQHHARHQLPTFQLIFVHVIESLVFAPIMIGILFFLFEFYDDQLLAFLVLTLVWLCELFTMISVRTSISMQFFPRFFLLYFLVFHIYFFSYTYGFSYLAFSATAAFMQHLILYFWNRFEVPALQRFIRSRAHIHQQTGVQIATSTIYTSTLHIARVNVRDPGTINDGLGSVREADALLVQDESTRNQQEGQQNGIADPAANSALQYQEQNRQQAGNAPAGSGSLNPFGTLLLWLLGGGASDGIVSFFSMFRDVRDHGQDYTDPPRNENDQVT; encoded by the exons CCTGGCTGCTCAAGTGAGTTTTCTGGAATTGAATTTGGAGAAGCACAACTTGTCCAAATCAAG ATTATCAGTGGGGGGCTATGGGCTAGCAGAGGTGCTTCTTacatcatggatctccagaacCTGGGACGTTCAGCTGAGAAAATTTTAGAGGTTAATGGTGATAAGTTCAACATTTTAGCATCTAAGTTTTGGTCAACCTGGGTTGGCCCTGGAGCTAGGAGGAGTAAGCTAATGTTTAGAACTTGGAAGGGAGACAAAGAATTTGAGCCTCAATCAGAGAACGCAGCTGACACAACTGTTACCACGACTATTCCAGGCATACCAGATTTGAAGGCAGCTGGAGATGGTTCTGTACACTACCCTTTATCTGCTAAGGAGTCATTTAAAGCAGCGATGACATATTTGTTCAGAAAATGGTATGTTCGTGCTGTGTCATTCTGGAGGAACATAAAGCAACTTACAGAAAATACCCTCCAATTAATG GTCAGATCAAATTGGAATGACTTCCTCCATATCATTAAGGATCTTCAACTACCAAGCATGGATCATCTACTCTCGATGATAG TGCAGTGGTTTGAGAGGAGGAGTAAAGCATTCGAACCTACCTATTTATATGGCGTGGAGAAG GGATATTTCTTGCTTTCAGAAGGTGCTAAAATTCGTCATGGTGTTCGAACAATCAATATCACAATTTCTGCTCGAAATCCTTGCTTCGGAAACAG GTGGCAGCAGCTTTTGATAAACAGCCTTGTTGGCTATGATACTATACTTACAAACAGCTTGGTGAATTCTCCTGGTCATG GCTATCTATACAACTTTCAGACAAAAGAGCTCTATGATCTCAGTTATGGGCATGAACCACAAGGTCCTACAAGATTTGGAG ATTACTTTGTGACAAAATGTGGTGTCCTTCTAATGTCACTCTTTGTCTTTTTCACAACCACCATGTCTGTTTCATTTACTCTGAGAGAGACTCAATCCCGCATGCTTAGGTTCACAG TGCAGCTTCAACACCATGCACGCCACCAATTGCCCACTTTTCAGTTGATATTCGTGCATGTCATCGAATCATTGGTTTTTGCGCCG ATTATGATTGGGATCCTCTTTTTTCTATTTGAATTCTACGATGATCAATTGCTTGCGTTTCTTGTTTTGACTCTTGTATGGTTATGTGAGCTATTCACAATGATCAG TGTTCGGACATCTATATCAATGCAGTTCTTTCCACGCTTTTTCTTGCTGTATTTCCTGGTTTTCCATATCTACTTCTTCTCGTATACTTATG GCTTCTCATATCTGGCTTTCTCTGCTACGGCCGCATTTATGCAGCATCtgattttatatttttggaaCCGTTTTGAG GTGCCAGCTCTCCAGAGATTCATTCGGAGTCGAGCTCACATTCACCAACAGACAGGTGTCCAGATTGCTACCTCAACCATCTACACATCTACCTTACACATTGCTAGGGTAAATGTGAGGGACCCTGGCACTATAAATGATGGCCTTGGTTCTGTGCGTGAAGCAGATGCCTTATTGGTTCAGGATGAGTCTACCAGGAACCAGCAAGAGGGTCAACAGAATGGAATTGCTGACCCAGCAGCCAACAGTGCTCTCCAATATCAAGAGCAAAACCGTCAGCAAGCTGGAAACGCCCCTGCAGGCTCGGGCTCCTTGAATCCATTTGGCACCCTTTTGTTGTGGTTGTTAGGAGGCGGTGCTTCTGATGGCATAGTTTCTTTCTTCTCTATGTTCAGAGATGTCCGTGATCATGGTCAAGATTACACCGATCCACCTCGAAATGAAAATGATCAGGTGACATAG